The Euwallacea fornicatus isolate EFF26 chromosome 5, ASM4011564v1, whole genome shotgun sequence genome includes the window AGCAAATTAACTACAGGGTAACCATCACTTtctggaatttaaaaattcctatttgaaatataaacatttgcGAAACCTACTGATTTTCATGACTGCGATATaaatttacagttaaaaattcacattacCTCGACTTGTAATAAGAGGTATATGAATTTTGTGTCACAACTGTCAATTAAATGGTACGTTCCCGACTAGCGACTCTGTAGTTGTCTTCCTTTACCACGCCATAGTAAAAAAGGACACATTTCCATTGGTTATgaccaaaaattcaaatggaaTGGAGACTTCAATTTTCCTAACCAACAAAAATACCCTATAAAACagtaatgttttaaaaatgtatgttaaatttttagtaattaaaCATCCATAAACTAATGAAACAGCTTAAAAGACGTTTAAAACCTACAAAACCCAATGAATAGGTTTTTTCAGCATCCAATAAACTGTAACCTCAACAAAGACAATACAACAATGCACCATTATGAGGAGACCCAAATTATATTCAGTTATTCACCTACTTTTGCTCTTAATTCTGCTATGTGCcttatattttgcatttaataaTGCAAACCTGGAACTCCAAACATCAACAGACATTCACGCACCTCAAAGTTTGCAATTTGTTCATACATCGTCACTGCCGTTACTTGTTTCTAGACCTATTCGCGACGAATACAATATTTGGctaatatttacaaaagtaACAAACAAATCTCTATTGACCACAAAGTTTTATAATgtgatttataatttaatgaatttatccaCAGTACCTTTAGAGTTTCATGTAATTGTTGATAATATTTCCAAACCTATAGCTAAAGCTCAGTTTTCTGAAATTGTGTACAAAGCGAATCATAGTCTTATTTACAAGTTTTATGATGTTGAAGACTGTGCTGCAAAAATTGATGATATTGTTAAAGTTATGACTCCATTTTTTAGTTCCAAGCCTGGTAAGTAATTTCTATCATAATTAAAatacacttaaaattttacctcttCATTGACTTTTCCTACATAATCACCTTGGTATACAGCTGGTGATGGGAGTTGATGTATTACATTATACAACATTGCATTACtccttattaattaaatttggtaaattttgcatttgctttaaattacCACCTCCGTAAAGTACCTAataggtaattttgtttttaggtACATATTATAGTGATGCTTTGTTCTATATGTCATTAGGACTTTATCGGATAGCCCCGGCATCACATAAAAGAGCTATCCTGTTAGACTGTGatctttactttaaaaaagaCATTAAGCTGTTATTTGAAGAATTTGATAGGTATGATAtcacttatttattttatcaaaatgtaACTTTGTTACTCTGACAgtttctgaaacttttttaataataaaaaaagtgaccttgtaaatgtaaattttaatacagtATCTCATCAAGTTGGTTACTCCATTGATTCATCATTTGtgagaaaaatgttaaaacaataactttaaaatattaaaaagaaaacttatgTGCTATTTTGATGGGACAACTTGGtcatcacttacacagtttttCATATGTCCATATATCTTTTTTCATttgtgcttcaaatttttttttaacttttaatattattttaggtTTAAATCCTCTGCAATATTTGGCCTGGCCCCAGAACTAACTCCTGTTTATCGTCACATATTGCatatgtacaaaaaaaaacacaaaaccaCATTCGGTGATTTCTACCGCGCCCAAACTGTCACATTGAATGAAATTCATCCTAACGGATTCCAAGGTTACAATAGTGGGgttgtattaatttttcttgacaAACAAAGGTTATCCAAGGATTTTTCTCATataatttccaaagaaaacgttttaaatatgaccgaaaaatacaaatttagggGGCATTTGGGAGACCAGGATTTTTATACATTAGTGGGATACGAGTATCCTCATATTATTCAGACATTAAATTGTGGTTTTAACAGACAGTTATGTACATGGTGGAGGGATCATGGCTACCGTGATATTTTtgattcttattttaaatgtgatcATCCAATCGTGGTGCTACATGGAAATTGCAATACTAAGATTCCTAAGTGATGAAAATGGTTAAATCATGTTATAATATagattattgaaaattctaaatttggaaTGTTTAATCTATAgtgcaatatttaaatttttttttttgtatgattAAGTAATATTTTAGTTACTCCCGAATCtcaatcaataaatttatgtgCAGAGTGTCCTACAGTTAATTTTCAGAGTCAGTTTTCTCAAAAGTATAAACTGCAGTGCCAAGAGCCATaagataaaatttacaaatttggtaaacgGTAGAAAACGTGTTTCAAAGATGTTATAGGTACCACATTATTTTTGGGTATTAAACAGTTT containing:
- the Xxylt gene encoding xyloside xylosyltransferase 1 is translated as MRRPKLYSVIHLLLLLILLCALYFAFNNANLELQTSTDIHAPQSLQFVHTSSLPLLVSRPIRDEYNIWLIFTKVTNKSLLTTKFYNVIYNLMNLSTVPLEFHVIVDNISKPIAKAQFSEIVYKANHSLIYKFYDVEDCAAKIDDIVKVMTPFFSSKPGTYYSDALFYMSLGLYRIAPASHKRAILLDCDLYFKKDIKLLFEEFDRFKSSAIFGLAPELTPVYRHILHMYKKKHKTTFGDFYRAQTVTLNEIHPNGFQGYNSGVVLIFLDKQRLSKDFSHIISKENVLNMTEKYKFRGHLGDQDFYTLVGYEYPHIIQTLNCGFNRQLCTWWRDHGYRDIFDSYFKCDHPIVVLHGNCNTKIPK